Proteins encoded within one genomic window of Pedobacter africanus:
- a CDS encoding AAA family ATPase — MEAEMFTQRTDLTQLNTAVEQVRQTLGKIIVGQKDTIDFLIAGLLADGHVLLEGVPGVAKTLSAKLVARSIDASFSRIQFTPDLMPSDVLGTSVFDPRSATFEYRKGPIFGHIILVDEINRAPAKTQSALFEVMEERQVTVDGHTYQMEEPFMVLATQNPIEQEGTYRLPEAQLDRFLFKVEVKYPSLEEETAILLNQHQQKLDEELKEVKAVLSIEQIRACRAIIKGLHVEPKLIEYVAKIVHETRNNKSLYLGASPRASLAIVNSAKAIAAMQGRDFVTPEDIVKVAAPVLAHRIMLTPDKEMEGLTGSDVVAQIIQKIEIPR, encoded by the coding sequence ATGGAAGCGGAAATGTTTACCCAGAGAACGGACCTTACACAGCTCAATACTGCAGTAGAGCAGGTCAGACAAACGCTGGGCAAGATCATTGTAGGTCAGAAAGATACGATAGATTTTTTAATTGCAGGCTTACTTGCTGACGGTCATGTACTGCTGGAAGGTGTACCTGGAGTGGCCAAAACCTTAAGCGCCAAGCTGGTTGCCAGGAGTATTGATGCTTCATTTTCGCGCATCCAGTTTACACCCGATCTGATGCCTTCAGATGTGCTGGGCACCTCGGTATTTGACCCTAGGTCTGCCACCTTTGAGTACCGTAAAGGCCCCATCTTTGGGCACATCATACTGGTAGATGAAATTAACCGCGCCCCGGCCAAAACACAATCGGCCTTGTTTGAAGTAATGGAAGAAAGGCAGGTTACGGTTGACGGGCATACCTATCAGATGGAAGAGCCTTTTATGGTATTGGCTACCCAAAATCCGATAGAGCAGGAAGGCACATATCGCCTGCCCGAAGCGCAGCTGGACCGCTTTCTGTTTAAAGTTGAGGTGAAATATCCGAGTCTGGAAGAAGAAACAGCCATCTTGTTGAATCAGCACCAGCAGAAACTGGATGAAGAACTGAAGGAAGTGAAAGCTGTTTTAAGTATTGAACAGATCAGGGCCTGCAGGGCGATCATAAAAGGGCTCCATGTAGAACCAAAGCTGATTGAATACGTGGCAAAGATTGTCCATGAAACCAGGAACAACAAATCGCTTTACCTGGGTGCTTCGCCCCGGGCCTCGCTGGCCATCGTAAATAGTGCCAAAGCCATTGCTGCCATGCAGGGACGCGACTTTGTGACTCCGGAAGACATTGTTAAGGTTGCCGCACCAGTACTGGCTCACCGGATTATGCTGACACCGGATAAAGAAATGGAAGGGCTTACCGGCAGCGACGTGGTTGCACAGATCATCCAGAAAATAGAAATACCAAGATAA
- a CDS encoding DUF58 domain-containing protein, whose amino-acid sequence MKHLIRKYYTDLFLGKRFFAATGLCVTLFLFSFFLPWLGDLPYICFCVFVLLVLLDLLLLYRTKRGVFVRRDLPERLSNGDDNELYIYIENFYSFAVRLGIIDEIPFQFQKRDLWFKSSLKAGMHKTITYTLRPVKRGEYLFGKIRLYVQSPLGLVSRRFNFGDEDMVPVYPSFLQLRKYELMAISNRLNEIGIKKIRRLGHSMEFDQVRNYVQGDDYRTVNWKATARKGDLMVNSFTDEKAQHVYCVIDKSRTMKMPFEGLSLLDYAINASLILSNVALVKEDKAGLITVAEQTASIVPADRRPAQLGKIMEVLYKEKTRYLELNMEALYSSIRATLKQRSLVVFFTNFESMSALNRQLPFLKRIARFHLLLIVFFENTELRALTEKPIRNVEDIYTQTIAAKFAYEKKLMVKELAKHGILSILTPPDQLTINVVNRYLAIKAQQKI is encoded by the coding sequence TTGAAACACCTGATCAGAAAATATTACACCGACCTGTTCTTAGGTAAGCGTTTTTTTGCCGCAACCGGCTTGTGCGTGACTTTATTCCTGTTCTCTTTCTTCTTGCCATGGCTGGGCGACCTACCCTATATCTGCTTTTGTGTATTTGTATTGCTGGTATTATTGGACCTGTTGTTGCTGTACCGTACAAAGAGGGGTGTTTTTGTGCGTCGCGACCTACCGGAACGTTTAAGCAATGGGGATGACAACGAACTGTATATTTATATAGAGAATTTTTATTCTTTTGCGGTAAGGCTTGGCATTATAGATGAAATCCCCTTTCAGTTTCAAAAGCGGGACCTTTGGTTCAAGAGCAGTCTGAAAGCGGGGATGCACAAAACCATTACCTATACCTTAAGGCCTGTAAAAAGGGGTGAGTATCTTTTTGGAAAGATAAGGCTCTACGTCCAGTCGCCACTTGGGCTGGTTAGTAGGAGGTTTAATTTTGGAGATGAAGACATGGTCCCTGTGTACCCCTCGTTCCTGCAGCTCCGGAAATATGAGCTGATGGCCATTTCCAACCGGTTGAATGAAATTGGCATCAAAAAGATAAGGCGCCTGGGGCACAGTATGGAGTTTGATCAGGTAAGAAACTATGTGCAGGGCGATGATTACAGGACTGTTAACTGGAAAGCGACCGCACGTAAGGGCGACCTGATGGTTAACTCCTTTACTGATGAAAAGGCACAGCATGTGTATTGCGTTATCGATAAATCCAGAACTATGAAAATGCCTTTTGAGGGATTGAGTTTATTGGATTATGCCATTAATGCCAGCCTGATCCTGTCTAACGTGGCCCTGGTGAAGGAAGATAAGGCGGGGTTGATTACTGTTGCCGAACAAACGGCAAGTATTGTACCTGCCGATAGGCGCCCTGCTCAACTCGGTAAAATAATGGAGGTGCTGTATAAAGAAAAGACAAGATACCTGGAACTGAACATGGAGGCCTTATATAGCAGCATCAGGGCAACTTTAAAGCAACGTAGTCTGGTGGTATTTTTTACCAATTTTGAAAGCATGTCGGCCCTGAACAGGCAGCTTCCTTTTTTAAAGCGCATAGCGCGGTTCCACCTGTTGCTGATCGTATTTTTTGAAAATACCGAACTCCGGGCCTTAACAGAAAAGCCTATAAGGAATGTGGAAGATATTTATACTCAAACCATAGCGGCTAAATTTGCTTACGAGAAAAAGCTGATGGTAAAGGAGCTGGCAAAACATGGTATACTGAGTATACTTACCCCGCCGGATCAGCTCACTATAAATGTAGTGAACCGGTACCTGGCCATAAAGGCCCAGCAAAAAATATAA
- a CDS encoding L-serine ammonia-lyase — protein MQREQISVFDIFKIGIGPSSSHTLGPWRAAQQFTASLKQNGLLEQVQQVKILLYGSLAKTGKGHGTDVAILLGLSGADPVTFDVNAIDSTIASIKEEKLLSLSGERPTTFNYNDDLIFLLFESLPFHPNAVTFQAFLDSGKAFSETYYSIGGGFVVKEGENGSEKEQVDLPFPVDKASELLHWCLSTGLKVSEIVMENELAWRTEAETKKGIMQHYTVMKDCIYRGCHTSGFLPGGLNVARRAWALNKRLLGSQVYTDYASWVMAIREGGNGFNYTLDWVSCFALAVNEENASFGRVVTAPTNGAAGVIPAVLQYYITFCDGFKDEKIMQFIACASEIGSIFKKGATISAAMGGCQAEIGVSSAMAAAALTECLGGSQRQVLMAAEIAMEHHLGLTCDPIGGLVQIPCIERNTMGAIKAITASQLALQSNPDKAKVSLDAVVNTMWETALDMNSKYKETSDGGLATNIPISLPEC, from the coding sequence ATGCAAAGGGAACAAATCTCGGTATTCGACATTTTCAAGATAGGCATTGGCCCGTCAAGCTCACACACATTAGGGCCATGGAGAGCCGCACAACAATTTACGGCATCTTTAAAACAAAACGGATTGCTGGAACAGGTTCAGCAGGTAAAAATCCTGCTGTATGGTTCACTCGCAAAAACAGGCAAAGGTCATGGTACAGATGTGGCCATCTTACTGGGACTTTCGGGTGCGGATCCGGTTACTTTTGATGTCAATGCCATCGATTCCACCATTGCATCTATTAAAGAAGAAAAGTTGCTGTCGCTTTCCGGCGAGCGGCCCACTACCTTTAATTATAATGACGACCTCATTTTCCTTCTCTTTGAAAGCCTGCCCTTTCATCCCAATGCAGTAACGTTTCAGGCCTTTTTAGACTCTGGAAAGGCCTTTTCCGAAACCTATTATTCTATAGGTGGTGGCTTCGTAGTGAAAGAGGGCGAAAATGGAAGTGAAAAGGAACAGGTAGACCTGCCCTTTCCTGTAGATAAAGCAAGCGAATTGCTGCACTGGTGCTTGTCTACCGGTTTAAAGGTATCTGAAATTGTGATGGAAAACGAACTGGCATGGCGCACTGAAGCAGAAACCAAAAAAGGTATTATGCAGCACTATACGGTAATGAAAGATTGTATTTACCGTGGCTGCCACACTTCGGGGTTCTTACCTGGAGGCCTGAATGTTGCCCGGAGGGCCTGGGCCCTAAATAAACGTTTGCTGGGCAGCCAGGTGTACACCGACTATGCCAGTTGGGTGATGGCCATAAGGGAAGGCGGTAATGGTTTTAATTATACCTTAGACTGGGTAAGCTGCTTTGCCCTTGCCGTAAACGAGGAGAACGCGTCTTTTGGCAGGGTGGTAACTGCCCCTACCAATGGCGCTGCCGGTGTGATCCCGGCAGTACTGCAATATTACATTACTTTTTGTGATGGCTTTAAAGACGAGAAGATCATGCAGTTCATTGCCTGCGCATCTGAGATTGGCAGTATCTTTAAAAAGGGAGCAACCATTTCCGCGGCAATGGGCGGCTGTCAGGCCGAGATTGGTGTATCATCTGCTATGGCAGCGGCTGCACTAACGGAATGTTTGGGTGGCTCACAGCGCCAGGTTTTAATGGCGGCAGAGATTGCCATGGAGCACCACCTGGGCCTCACCTGCGACCCTATAGGCGGCCTTGTGCAGATCCCATGTATCGAAAGAAATACCATGGGCGCCATAAAAGCGATAACAGCGAGTCAGCTTGCCCTTCAAAGCAACCCTGACAAAGCCAAAGTGAGCCTTGATGCGGTTGTCAACACCATGTGGGAAACAGCACTCGACATGAACTCCAAATACAAGGAAACCTCAGACGGAGGACTGGCAACCAATATCCCGATCAGTTTACCGGAATGCTAG
- a CDS encoding MgtC/SapB family protein, with translation MENILESNHFLTQSEVNKFLMATLLCGLIGAEREFRSKQAGLKTMIMIGLGSTLFTILSIKIGLSSHDRIASNIVTGIGFLGAGVIFKEDNQVKGLTTACVIWIVAAIGMAIGSGYYEQAVGVTLVVLLALLIFPFLEEMAERRFTKRIYRIVKRYEGESLEKYEQDIKTSKLKLSRGKQELANGIISGTWIAIGSPKNHKSFVDRMLQDKNIIAFDF, from the coding sequence ATGGAGAACATTCTTGAGAGCAATCATTTCCTTACACAAAGTGAGGTCAACAAGTTTTTAATGGCCACCCTGCTCTGTGGCCTTATCGGCGCCGAAAGGGAATTCAGGAGCAAACAAGCGGGCCTAAAAACCATGATCATGATTGGCCTGGGTTCTACCCTTTTTACCATTCTTTCCATTAAAATAGGCCTAAGCAGTCACGATCGTATTGCTTCAAACATTGTTACCGGAATTGGTTTTCTGGGCGCAGGGGTAATATTTAAGGAAGACAACCAGGTAAAAGGCCTAACCACCGCGTGTGTCATCTGGATTGTTGCCGCCATAGGTATGGCCATTGGTTCCGGCTACTATGAGCAAGCCGTAGGTGTAACCCTGGTCGTTTTACTTGCACTGCTTATTTTCCCTTTTCTGGAGGAAATGGCAGAACGCCGCTTCACCAAAAGAATATACCGCATCGTAAAAAGGTATGAAGGGGAAAGCCTTGAGAAATACGAACAGGACATCAAAACCTCTAAACTAAAACTTTCCAGAGGGAAACAGGAATTGGCCAACGGCATCATTAGTGGTACATGGATCGCCATTGGCAGTCCAAAAAACCACAAATCCTTTGTTGACCGCATGCTGCAGGATAAAAACATCATTGCTTTTGACTTTTAA
- a CDS encoding PorP/SprF family type IX secretion system membrane protein has protein sequence MRGRSVYITMLLTMMASLSVKAQDHIYSQFFNSPIYLNPSLTGQFEGDIRLNLIYRNQWTSLSGDLSYITASADLNISKFAGGVGLMFTRSSEGTAFLVKNNAAATYSYSVGGDGFVASFGIQAGFTNRQIDWSKLVFSDQIDQRLGYIPGSVSAAQPPDQATKMFFDAAGGTNIVFRNLMVGAAVHHINQPDESFSGTVAKLPMRITANASYKIPLSAYYDYNQDDGAYLIPSVVYYKQASSTSMSAGAQFKYKGLNTGIWYRSAGQGGPDAIVVSLIFDLFKGSRNGEKLRLGLSHDATTSKINYTNTSGTTEASIGYEKYFPNSSGYNKFNGLRCYDFY, from the coding sequence ATGAGGGGGAGATCAGTATACATAACGATGTTGTTAACGATGATGGCCAGCTTATCCGTAAAGGCCCAGGATCATATTTATTCGCAATTCTTCAATTCGCCTATTTACCTCAACCCATCCCTCACTGGGCAATTTGAAGGCGATATCAGGCTAAACCTCATTTACCGTAACCAGTGGACCAGCCTTAGCGGCGACTTATCCTATATCACAGCGTCAGCTGATCTGAACATCTCCAAATTTGCAGGAGGCGTAGGATTGATGTTTACCCGCAGCAGTGAAGGAACGGCATTTCTGGTCAAAAACAATGCGGCTGCCACCTATTCCTACAGTGTTGGCGGTGATGGTTTTGTAGCCTCATTCGGCATCCAGGCTGGTTTTACCAACAGACAGATCGACTGGAGCAAACTCGTATTTTCTGATCAGATAGACCAACGACTGGGTTACATTCCCGGAAGTGTATCGGCAGCCCAGCCACCGGACCAGGCCACCAAAATGTTTTTTGACGCCGCGGGCGGGACAAACATCGTGTTCCGGAACCTGATGGTAGGTGCAGCGGTCCACCACATCAACCAGCCAGACGAATCTTTTAGCGGCACGGTAGCCAAATTGCCCATGCGCATCACGGCGAATGCCAGCTACAAAATTCCGCTGAGTGCCTATTACGATTATAATCAGGATGATGGTGCTTACCTCATCCCATCTGTGGTTTATTACAAACAGGCCAGTTCCACATCTATGAGTGCCGGGGCACAATTCAAGTACAAAGGTCTGAATACCGGCATCTGGTACCGCAGCGCTGGCCAGGGCGGGCCGGATGCGATAGTGGTTTCGCTCATTTTCGACCTCTTTAAGGGCAGCAGGAACGGAGAAAAGCTACGCCTGGGTTTAAGCCATGATGCCACCACCTCAAAAATAAATTATACCAATACCAGCGGCACCACCGAAGCCAGCATTGGCTACGAAAAATACTTTCCTAACAGCTCTGGCTACAATAAATTCAATGGCCTGCGCTGCTACGATTTCTATTGA